The Candidatus Rokuibacteriota bacterium genome segment CCGGGGCGCCCGCTAGGACTCCATGCGCCGGGGAGCGGCGGATTTCGTCGGGCCGATGAACTCCACCATGTTGCCGTCCGGATCCTTGACGAAGACCTGGCGAAGGCCCGTCGGCCCGGAGACGACGTCGCGGCAGGGCAGCCCCAGGTCCGAGATCTGACGCGCGGTCCTGTCGGCGTCCTCGGTCCACAGGGCGAAGTGCGCGTAACGCGCCAGGATCTTCTCCCGCTCGACCGCCGGGCGCACGAGCTGGTCGTTCAGGATGATGTGCAGCGAGAGGCCGCCGCCGAGGCTGTACCAGATGCCGGGGAAGTCGAAGGCCGGCCGCGGGATCTCCTCGAGACCGAGCAGGCCGGTGTAGAACTCTCGCGCCTTGGCGACGTCGGTGACGGTGATGCTCACGTGGTTCAGCTCCTTGAACAGGCTCATGGCGATCTCCTCATGTCGACCTCACAGGGTCCGCGGCTCACCGACCGGTATCCTAGCACGGGACGGCAGCGTGGCTGGCACGCACCGCGCGCCTGGTCCCTTCCGCCACGACCCGGACTTGCGGCTGTTCCAACTGTCGGATAAGGTCGCCGTGGCCTATCCTCATGCCGAAGGCTGCCGTGCAGATAGTAGTGGCCCTCGCTGTCCTGGCGCTCATCGCGGCGCCGCTCGCTGCCGATGCGCAGCAGCCGGTGAGGACTCCTCGCATTGGGTTC includes the following:
- a CDS encoding VOC family protein codes for the protein MSLFKELNHVSITVTDVAKAREFYTGLLGLEEIPRPAFDFPGIWYSLGGGLSLHIILNDQLVRPAVEREKILARYAHFALWTEDADRTARQISDLGLPCRDVVSGPTGLRQVFVKDPDGNMVEFIGPTKSAAPRRMES